The proteins below are encoded in one region of Qipengyuania sp. HL-TH1:
- a CDS encoding FAD-dependent oxidoreductase codes for MTSYDFAIIGAGIAGASLAAELTDGGASVLMLEAEDRPGYHATGRSAAFWEECYGGPEIVPLTLASGAYLRDGGFLHQRGALYIGREGDEELVTQFMQRFVPTGATIQHLGRAELQRRIGGIRHDWSDAIWEPMCADIDVARLHAHFLAQAQGGGASLECRARLVNATRADGQWTLTTERGETHHAAVLVNAAGAWADEIARLAGAQPAAISPYRRTVVQVRVDPPVPEDLPLVLDIRGRFYFKPEAGRLWVSPHDEEPSEPCDAAPEELAVAEAIARLEEVVDWRVEAVEHKWAGLRSFTPDRRPVYGPDPKVEGFAWFAGQGGFGIQTSPAAARLGRQLLLEEKPDAVTAGLDHELYSAARFG; via the coding sequence GTGACCAGCTACGACTTTGCCATCATCGGCGCCGGAATCGCCGGGGCCAGTCTCGCCGCCGAATTGACCGACGGCGGCGCAAGCGTCCTGATGCTCGAGGCCGAGGACCGGCCCGGCTATCACGCCACGGGGCGTTCCGCGGCCTTTTGGGAAGAGTGCTACGGCGGTCCGGAGATCGTACCGCTGACGCTCGCATCGGGGGCCTATCTGCGCGACGGCGGGTTCCTCCACCAGCGCGGTGCGCTGTATATCGGGCGCGAGGGCGACGAGGAGCTGGTGACGCAGTTCATGCAGCGCTTCGTTCCGACCGGGGCGACGATACAGCACCTCGGGCGGGCGGAATTGCAGCGGCGGATCGGCGGAATTCGCCATGACTGGTCCGATGCGATTTGGGAGCCGATGTGCGCCGATATCGACGTGGCCCGGCTCCATGCGCATTTCCTTGCCCAGGCGCAGGGCGGCGGTGCCAGCCTGGAATGCCGCGCGAGGCTCGTAAATGCCACCCGCGCCGACGGGCAATGGACGCTGACGACCGAGCGCGGCGAGACCCATCACGCCGCAGTGCTGGTCAACGCGGCCGGGGCCTGGGCGGACGAGATCGCCCGGCTGGCCGGTGCGCAGCCAGCCGCGATCAGCCCCTATCGCCGTACGGTGGTGCAGGTGCGCGTCGATCCGCCGGTGCCCGAGGACCTTCCGCTCGTGCTCGACATCCGCGGGCGGTTTTATTTCAAACCCGAAGCCGGACGGTTGTGGGTCAGCCCGCATGACGAGGAACCGAGCGAGCCCTGCGATGCCGCGCCCGAAGAACTGGCGGTGGCGGAAGCGATCGCGCGGCTCGAGGAAGTCGTCGACTGGCGGGTCGAAGCGGTCGAGCACAAATGGGCGGGCCTGCGCAGCTTTACGCCGGACCGCCGGCCGGTTTACGGCCCCGATCCCAAGGTCGAAGGCTTCGCGTGGTTCGCGGGGCAGGGCGGCTTCGGCATCCAGACTTCGCCCGCCGCCGCGCGGCTCGGGCGCCAGCTGTTGCTGGAGGAAAAACCCGATGCGGTGACTGCGGGTCTCGACCATGAACTCTATTCAGCGGCCCGCTTTGGCTAG
- the nagZ gene encoding beta-N-acetylhexosaminidase, producing MTPAIFGISGLELTADERAFFTEADPAGYILFARNCADGTQLRRLTDDLRAIHGRKHLIVSIDQEGGRVARMKPPEWQRYPAGEAFARLWDIAPASAIEAARANAEAMGRELAEMGITVDYHAPFDVRRPETDDVIGDRALGSDPLQVAALGRAVLDGMGRAGVVGCLKHMPGHGRATCDTHKELPVVTASNAELEVDIEPFRTLAAHPLGMSAHIVFEAWDAEAPATLSRMVINDVIRGRIGFDGLLLSDDIDMEALDGTIPERAERALAAGCDIVLNCWAKMADQQAIAGLGGTLAEKSAARLDRVHAAMRAPQDGPETAELLAKRDALLALAEEPAA from the coding sequence ATGACACCCGCCATTTTCGGCATCTCCGGTCTCGAACTAACGGCCGACGAGCGCGCCTTCTTCACCGAGGCGGACCCTGCGGGTTACATCCTGTTTGCGCGCAATTGCGCCGATGGTACGCAGCTGCGCAGGCTGACGGACGATCTGCGCGCGATCCACGGACGCAAGCATCTGATCGTCTCGATCGACCAGGAAGGCGGGCGTGTCGCGCGGATGAAACCGCCCGAATGGCAGCGCTATCCGGCGGGCGAAGCGTTCGCGCGGCTTTGGGATATCGCGCCCGCTTCGGCGATCGAGGCCGCGCGCGCGAATGCCGAAGCGATGGGGCGCGAGCTGGCCGAGATGGGAATCACGGTCGATTATCACGCCCCGTTCGATGTGCGCCGCCCCGAAACCGACGATGTGATCGGCGACCGCGCGTTGGGCAGCGATCCCTTGCAGGTGGCGGCGCTGGGCCGCGCGGTGCTCGACGGGATGGGCCGCGCAGGCGTGGTCGGCTGCCTCAAGCACATGCCGGGGCATGGCCGCGCGACCTGCGACACGCATAAGGAACTGCCCGTCGTCACCGCGAGCAACGCCGAGCTCGAAGTCGATATCGAACCCTTCCGCACGCTGGCAGCGCATCCTCTGGGCATGAGCGCGCATATCGTGTTCGAAGCGTGGGATGCCGAAGCGCCCGCCACGCTGTCGCGGATGGTCATAAACGATGTGATCCGCGGCAGGATCGGCTTCGATGGCCTGCTTTTGTCCGACGATATCGATATGGAAGCGCTCGACGGCACGATCCCCGAACGCGCCGAGCGCGCCCTCGCAGCGGGCTGCGATATCGTGCTCAACTGCTGGGCGAAGATGGCCGACCAGCAAGCCATCGCCGGACTTGGCGGGACGCTGGCGGAAAAATCCGCCGCGCGGCTCGACCGCGTCCATGCGGCAATGCGGGCACCGCAGGACGGGCCCGAGACTGCCGAACTGCTGGCCAAGCGCGATGCGCTGCTCGCGCTCGCGGAGGAGCCCGCGGCGTGA
- a CDS encoding segregation and condensation protein A, translating to MTSDGLLFADPADDAQEEWDGIAAEAPVDENTLYLELDGWEGPLDLLLDLARRQKVDLRSISILSLVDQYLGYIDQAEALKLELAADYLVMAAWLAYLKSAMLLPKEEQEDPSPEELALKLQLRLQRLGAMRDAAARLMGGDRIGRDVFLRGTPEGLEIARKTLWHCDQFALIEAYGRVKARTAPAIHMVRERPVMTLESALDRVSNMLGVTLDWMELRDFLPPHAEPRLKRSALASSFVAALELARLGRAELQQEDTFGPLHLRRVPA from the coding sequence GTGACCAGCGACGGACTGCTCTTCGCCGATCCGGCCGATGACGCTCAGGAAGAGTGGGACGGGATTGCCGCCGAGGCGCCGGTCGACGAGAACACGCTCTATCTCGAGCTCGATGGGTGGGAAGGGCCGCTCGACCTGTTGCTCGACCTCGCACGGCGGCAGAAGGTCGACCTGCGCTCGATTTCGATCCTCTCGCTGGTTGATCAGTATCTCGGCTATATCGACCAGGCAGAGGCGCTGAAGCTCGAACTGGCCGCCGACTATCTCGTGATGGCCGCGTGGCTGGCCTATCTCAAATCGGCCATGCTTCTGCCCAAGGAAGAGCAGGAAGATCCCAGCCCCGAGGAACTGGCGCTCAAGCTGCAATTGCGGCTCCAGCGGCTCGGCGCGATGCGCGATGCGGCGGCGCGGCTGATGGGCGGCGACCGGATCGGGCGCGACGTTTTCCTGCGCGGCACGCCCGAGGGGCTGGAAATTGCGCGCAAGACCTTGTGGCACTGCGACCAGTTCGCGCTGATCGAGGCCTATGGACGCGTGAAGGCGCGCACGGCGCCCGCCATCCACATGGTGCGCGAACGCCCCGTGATGACGCTCGAATCGGCGCTCGACCGGGTTTCCAACATGCTCGGGGTGACGCTCGACTGGATGGAATTGCGCGATTTCCTTCCGCCGCATGCCGAGCCGCGGCTCAAACGTTCGGCGCTGGCCTCGAGCTTTGTCGCCGCGCTCGAACTGGCGCGGCTGGGCCGGGCCGAATTGCAACAGGAGGATACCTTCGGACCGCTCCACCTGCGGCGGGTGCCCGCCTGA
- the ispH gene encoding 4-hydroxy-3-methylbut-2-enyl diphosphate reductase, producing the protein MNAPFQSPPSSPGSDPRQPLKLLIAAPRGFCAGVDRAIEIVERALQKYGAPVYVRHEIVHNRYVVDSLKAKGAIFVEELDEVPDDAPVVFSAHGVPKTIPAEAERRKMLYVDATCPLVSKVHRQAERQIEKGQHILFIGHAGHPEVIGTMGQVPEGRITLVETIDDVATLDFAPTDDLSYLSQTTLSVDDTRDIINALEARFPQIIAPKAEDICYATSNRQAAVKQIAAKCDLVLVIGAPNSSNSLRLVEVAERLGTNARLIQRADEIDPAWLEGVGTIGLTAGASAPEKLVREVVDRLCDWRLVDEEVITATEENMVFKLPRQLTD; encoded by the coding sequence ATGAACGCCCCCTTTCAATCCCCGCCCAGTTCGCCCGGCAGCGACCCGCGCCAGCCGCTCAAGCTCCTCATCGCTGCGCCGCGCGGCTTTTGCGCAGGCGTCGACCGCGCGATCGAGATCGTCGAGCGCGCGCTGCAGAAATACGGCGCACCGGTCTATGTCCGGCACGAAATCGTGCACAATCGCTATGTGGTCGACAGCCTCAAGGCCAAGGGCGCGATCTTCGTCGAGGAACTGGACGAAGTGCCCGACGATGCACCGGTGGTCTTCAGCGCACACGGGGTGCCCAAGACGATCCCGGCCGAGGCCGAGCGGCGCAAGATGCTGTATGTCGATGCGACCTGCCCGCTGGTGAGCAAGGTCCACCGCCAGGCCGAACGCCAGATCGAAAAGGGCCAGCACATCCTGTTCATCGGCCATGCGGGCCATCCCGAGGTGATCGGGACGATGGGCCAGGTGCCCGAAGGCCGGATCACGCTGGTCGAAACGATCGACGATGTGGCGACACTCGATTTCGCGCCCACCGATGATCTTTCCTATCTTTCGCAGACGACGCTATCGGTGGACGACACGCGCGACATCATCAATGCGCTCGAAGCCCGCTTCCCGCAGATCATCGCGCCCAAGGCGGAAGACATCTGCTACGCCACCAGCAATCGCCAGGCCGCGGTCAAACAGATCGCCGCGAAGTGCGACCTGGTGCTGGTGATCGGGGCGCCGAACTCTTCCAACTCGCTGCGTCTCGTCGAGGTTGCCGAACGGCTCGGGACCAATGCCCGGCTGATCCAGCGCGCCGACGAGATCGATCCGGCATGGCTTGAGGGGGTTGGCACCATCGGACTCACGGCAGGCGCCTCGGCACCCGAAAAGCTGGTCCGCGAAGTGGTCGACCGGCTGTGCGACTGGCGGCTGGTCGACGAGGAGGTGATAACCGCCACCGAAGAGAACATGGTCTTCAAGCTGCCGCGCCAGCTGACCGACTAA
- a CDS encoding A24 family peptidase has product MQSQIFTYVLLAGLAIALLWVIVTDLKSRTISNRLTMTVALGAPLYWLSIGLPLWPGVAFQIGLALLVFAVCCVLFAIRQMGGGDVKLLTALALWVPPSQFTLLLVAMAMLGWVLTMAIGAWRVAHSKTIKTKPARDTVLLVIGTAIAALFASAVLGGPKLPMPPGLAGMGTTSPAAAIALMLAPFTILLIVTLGSIRIIRRHDRDLWVPYGPAISLAGIWIVVSGQLLAGHAAAAGG; this is encoded by the coding sequence ATGCAAAGCCAGATTTTCACCTACGTATTGCTTGCCGGATTGGCAATCGCACTCCTCTGGGTGATCGTGACCGACCTCAAGAGCCGGACGATCAGCAACCGGCTGACCATGACGGTCGCCCTCGGAGCGCCGCTCTACTGGCTCTCGATCGGGCTGCCGCTATGGCCCGGCGTTGCGTTCCAGATCGGACTGGCGCTGCTGGTCTTCGCCGTGTGCTGCGTCTTGTTCGCGATCCGCCAGATGGGCGGCGGCGATGTCAAGCTGCTCACGGCGCTCGCGCTGTGGGTCCCGCCATCGCAATTCACGCTGCTGCTGGTCGCCATGGCGATGCTCGGCTGGGTGCTGACCATGGCTATCGGCGCATGGCGGGTCGCGCATTCGAAGACGATCAAGACCAAGCCCGCGCGCGATACCGTGCTGCTCGTCATCGGCACCGCCATTGCCGCGCTGTTCGCCAGCGCAGTGCTGGGCGGGCCCAAGCTGCCGATGCCGCCGGGTCTCGCCGGGATGGGCACGACCAGTCCGGCCGCCGCGATCGCGCTGATGCTCGCCCCGTTCACGATATTGCTCATCGTCACGCTCGGTTCGATCCGCATCATCCGCCGCCACGACCGCGATCTGTGGGTCCCCTACGGGCCAGCCATATCACTCGCCGGCATCTGGATCGTGGTCAGCGGGCAGTTGCTCGCAGGCCACGCAGCCGCGGCGGGCGGTTGA
- the argS gene encoding arginine--tRNA ligase, which yields MADMQTLHAAFAARIDAVLNALEMEGVLPADTPRANVTVEPPRDPSHGDLATNAAMVLAKQAKTNPRALAEKIVEHLQREPDIDAAEIAGPGFINLRLSPDAWRRELLAIAAQGDDYGRSALGDGRTVNVEYVSANPTGPMHMGHCRGAVVGDALCGLLEWAGYRVVREYYVNDAGGQVDVLARSAHLRYREALGDDIGAIPEGLYPGDYLKPVGVRLAQEFGPAYKDAAESEWLGLFRERSVAAMMEMIRADLALLGIHHDLFSSEAELQAAKKPEAAEAWLREKGLVYDGVLEAPKGKAPPEDWEPVELPLFRSTEFGDDQDRPIKKSNGAWTYFGADLAYHFQKAEKADALIDIWGADHAGTVKRIRAAVAALTKGAGRDVPFDVKLVQMVKLLRDGEPVKMSKRSGTFVTLAEVVDEVGKDVVRFTMLTRKPDAQMEFDFAKVVEASKDNPVFYLQYANARIHSTLRKAGVKPSDEHLDRLGDDELALVREAAQFPRVVEAAAKAREPHRIAFFLGDLAAAFHSFWNTGNDDPAKRIIQEGDAELTAARLFLAAQVGQVIRNGLAILGVEAVEEM from the coding sequence ATGGCTGACATGCAGACACTTCACGCGGCTTTTGCGGCCCGGATCGATGCCGTTCTCAACGCTCTCGAAATGGAGGGCGTACTGCCCGCGGATACGCCGCGCGCCAATGTGACCGTGGAACCGCCGCGCGATCCCTCGCACGGCGATCTGGCGACCAATGCCGCGATGGTGCTGGCCAAGCAGGCCAAGACCAATCCGCGCGCGCTGGCCGAGAAGATCGTCGAGCATCTGCAGCGTGAACCCGACATCGACGCCGCCGAAATCGCCGGTCCCGGCTTTATCAATCTGCGCCTGTCGCCCGATGCGTGGCGCCGCGAACTGCTGGCGATCGCCGCCCAGGGCGACGACTATGGCCGCTCGGCACTGGGCGACGGGCGGACGGTCAATGTCGAATATGTCTCCGCCAATCCGACCGGCCCGATGCATATGGGCCATTGCCGCGGTGCGGTCGTCGGCGATGCGCTGTGCGGCCTGCTTGAATGGGCGGGCTACCGGGTCGTGCGCGAGTATTACGTGAATGATGCCGGGGGGCAGGTCGATGTCCTCGCCCGCTCGGCGCATCTGCGCTACCGCGAGGCGCTGGGCGACGATATCGGTGCCATTCCCGAAGGGCTGTATCCCGGCGATTATCTCAAGCCGGTTGGCGTGCGGCTCGCGCAGGAGTTCGGCCCCGCCTACAAGGATGCTGCCGAAAGCGAATGGCTCGGCCTGTTCCGCGAGCGTTCGGTCGCCGCGATGATGGAAATGATCCGCGCCGATCTCGCCTTGCTCGGCATCCATCACGACCTGTTTTCATCGGAAGCCGAATTGCAGGCGGCGAAGAAGCCCGAAGCAGCCGAGGCGTGGCTGCGCGAGAAGGGCCTCGTCTATGACGGCGTGCTCGAAGCGCCCAAGGGCAAGGCGCCGCCCGAGGACTGGGAGCCGGTCGAACTGCCGCTGTTCCGCTCGACCGAGTTTGGCGACGACCAGGACCGCCCGATCAAGAAGTCGAATGGCGCCTGGACCTATTTCGGGGCCGATCTCGCCTATCATTTCCAGAAGGCCGAAAAGGCCGACGCGCTGATCGACATCTGGGGCGCCGACCATGCCGGGACGGTCAAGCGGATCCGCGCGGCGGTCGCGGCGCTGACCAAGGGCGCGGGGCGCGATGTGCCGTTCGACGTCAAGCTGGTGCAGATGGTCAAATTGCTGCGCGATGGCGAACCGGTGAAGATGTCCAAGCGCTCGGGCACTTTCGTCACGCTGGCCGAAGTGGTCGATGAAGTGGGCAAGGATGTCGTGCGCTTCACCATGCTCACGCGCAAGCCCGACGCGCAGATGGAGTTCGACTTCGCCAAGGTGGTCGAGGCGTCGAAGGACAATCCGGTCTTTTACCTCCAATATGCCAATGCGCGGATCCATTCGACGCTGCGCAAGGCGGGTGTGAAGCCGAGCGACGAACATCTCGACCGGCTGGGCGACGACGAACTGGCGCTGGTGCGCGAAGCGGCGCAATTTCCGCGCGTGGTCGAAGCCGCGGCCAAGGCGCGCGAGCCGCACCGTATCGCGTTTTTCCTCGGCGACCTGGCCGCTGCCTTCCACAGCTTCTGGAATACGGGTAATGACGATCCGGCAAAACGGATCATTCAGGAAGGCGACGCCGAACTGACCGCCGCGCGCCTGTTCCTGGCGGCGCAGGTCGGGCAGGTAATCCGCAACGGCCTCGCCATCCTGGGGGTCGAAGCGGTCGAGGAGATGTGA
- a CDS encoding alpha/beta hydrolase: MPAPQEPIDRRAIPPAARESTFALADGHAIRRIDWPGAGGGQRGSILFLPGRGDFYEKYLETLEQWHRAGWRVTAADWRGQAGSGRLGNDAVTGHVDDFSDWTADLAHLWTAWKAATPGPHILAGHSMGGHLVLRALVDGLVAPDAAILSAPMVGMAGPPLPLGVLHAAARLMTKVGKPTRPAWKWSEKPGEMPADRSDLLTHDGARYADELWWREQRPELVMGPGSWGWVERAYASSRRLEERGAMEKVHVPVLVVSTSADRLVSHASAVRAARRLPKGELIAFGDEARHEILREIDPVRERALAGMAEFLDRVAPQENP; encoded by the coding sequence ATGCCAGCGCCGCAGGAACCCATCGATCGCCGCGCGATCCCGCCGGCAGCGCGCGAATCCACCTTCGCGCTGGCCGATGGCCACGCGATTCGGCGGATCGACTGGCCCGGCGCAGGTGGCGGACAGCGCGGGTCGATCCTGTTCCTTCCCGGTCGCGGCGACTTCTACGAGAAGTATCTCGAAACGCTGGAGCAATGGCATCGTGCAGGCTGGCGCGTCACCGCTGCCGACTGGCGCGGACAGGCGGGGTCGGGGCGGCTCGGCAATGACGCGGTGACCGGCCATGTGGACGATTTTTCCGACTGGACCGCGGATCTTGCGCATCTCTGGACCGCATGGAAGGCGGCCACACCGGGGCCCCATATCCTGGCCGGCCATTCGATGGGCGGGCATCTGGTCCTGCGCGCGCTGGTCGATGGTCTGGTCGCGCCCGATGCCGCCATTCTCAGCGCACCGATGGTCGGGATGGCCGGGCCGCCATTGCCGCTCGGCGTGCTGCATGCGGCAGCGCGGCTTATGACGAAGGTCGGCAAGCCAACGCGTCCGGCCTGGAAATGGAGCGAGAAGCCCGGCGAAATGCCCGCCGATCGCAGCGACCTGCTCACCCATGACGGCGCGCGCTATGCCGACGAGCTGTGGTGGCGCGAGCAACGCCCAGAACTGGTCATGGGGCCGGGTAGCTGGGGCTGGGTGGAACGCGCCTATGCCTCGAGCCGGCGGCTCGAGGAACGCGGAGCGATGGAAAAGGTGCATGTGCCCGTGCTGGTGGTGAGCACTTCGGCGGATCGATTGGTGAGCCACGCATCCGCCGTGCGCGCGGCGCGGCGCCTGCCTAAGGGCGAATTGATCGCCTTCGGTGACGAGGCACGCCACGAAATCCTGCGCGAAATCGATCCGGTGCGCGAGCGCGCCCTTGCGGGCATGGCCGAATTCCTCGATCGCGTGGCTCCGCAGGAGAACCCGTGA
- the thrB gene encoding homoserine kinase, whose amino-acid sequence MAVYTHLGAEELARLIAHYDVGELVSSKGIAEGVSNSNWLVETTRGRFILTMYERRIETADLPFFLGLLDHLSAARCAVPRTIHDRDGAAWRMVGDKAVALIEFLPGVSPSNPTPAQARAVGVALAQAHLAAHDFPMARENTLAPRDTLAILTQCGAAALATIDPHLPAMLDTGEAIVRDWPEDLPQSIIHSDLFPDNVLMLDDRVTGMIDFYFACTGAMAYDLAVTHAAWCFDDAGETCDHALGRALIEGYESVRALSEPERAALPLLAEGACLRFIASRAQDWLDTPEDALVRRKDPMDFTRRLEFYRANGQRAFA is encoded by the coding sequence GTGGCCGTCTATACCCATCTCGGGGCCGAGGAACTTGCGCGACTCATCGCGCATTACGATGTCGGCGAACTCGTCTCGTCCAAGGGCATTGCCGAAGGGGTGTCGAACTCCAACTGGCTGGTCGAAACTACGCGCGGGCGCTTCATCCTGACGATGTACGAACGGCGGATCGAGACCGCCGACCTGCCCTTCTTTCTCGGCCTGCTCGACCATCTTTCCGCGGCGCGATGCGCGGTGCCGCGCACGATCCATGACCGCGACGGCGCCGCCTGGCGCATGGTGGGCGACAAAGCGGTCGCGCTGATCGAATTCCTCCCGGGCGTCTCGCCGAGCAACCCGACACCGGCGCAGGCGCGCGCAGTGGGTGTTGCGCTGGCACAGGCGCACCTCGCCGCGCATGATTTCCCCATGGCGCGCGAAAACACGCTCGCCCCGCGCGATACGCTGGCGATCCTCACGCAGTGCGGAGCCGCGGCACTCGCGACGATCGACCCGCATCTGCCCGCGATGCTGGACACCGGCGAGGCGATCGTGCGCGACTGGCCGGAAGATCTGCCGCAATCGATTATCCATTCGGACCTCTTCCCGGACAACGTGTTGATGCTGGACGACCGGGTCACCGGGATGATCGACTTCTATTTCGCCTGCACCGGCGCGATGGCCTATGACCTGGCGGTGACGCACGCCGCCTGGTGTTTCGACGATGCGGGCGAGACTTGCGATCACGCGCTGGGTCGCGCGCTGATCGAGGGCTACGAAAGCGTGCGGGCGCTGAGCGAGCCGGAGCGCGCCGCGCTGCCGCTGCTGGCGGAGGGCGCCTGCCTGCGCTTCATTGCCAGCCGCGCGCAGGACTGGCTCGATACCCCCGAGGATGCGCTGGTCCGCCGCAAGGATCCGATGGATTTCACGCGGCGGCTGGAATTCTATCGCGCAAACGGCCAGAGGGCGTTCGCATGA
- a CDS encoding YegP family protein, with the protein MSHHFEIYKDKAGEFRVRFKYNSEVMFSTEGYASKASAQNAIDSIKKNGPGAETVDNS; encoded by the coding sequence ATGAGCCACCACTTCGAGATCTACAAGGACAAGGCCGGCGAATTTCGCGTCCGTTTCAAATACAATTCGGAAGTGATGTTCTCGACCGAAGGATATGCCTCGAAGGCGAGTGCGCAGAACGCCATCGATTCGATCAAGAAGAACGGCCCCGGCGCGGAAACCGTCGACAACAGCTGA
- a CDS encoding SPOR domain-containing protein, translated as MVGSTPYDMGGDRGAEDQLDLAEDDSLPWLEAAEDDDHAAGFDTSRLILLGVLALVLLGAVVGGIWFLTNRASDEPEPDGSVIAAPEEPYKTKPEDPGGKTFAGTGDTSFAVGEGQTREGKLAESTTTPPVDAGTSSGPTIASTVNEGTRATPVAGTSVQVGAYPRRADAEAAWSNLMRQTEALNGVSHRVVEAQVDIGTVYRLQAITGDRASASRLCAALKADGLACFVK; from the coding sequence ATGGTGGGATCGACACCGTATGACATGGGCGGGGATCGCGGGGCCGAGGACCAGCTCGACCTTGCCGAAGACGACAGCCTGCCCTGGCTCGAGGCGGCCGAGGACGATGACCACGCCGCGGGTTTCGATACCTCGCGCCTGATCCTGCTCGGCGTACTCGCACTGGTGCTGCTCGGCGCGGTTGTCGGCGGTATCTGGTTCCTGACCAACCGGGCCTCGGACGAACCCGAACCCGATGGCAGCGTGATCGCGGCCCCCGAAGAACCCTACAAGACCAAACCGGAAGACCCGGGCGGCAAGACGTTTGCCGGCACCGGCGACACCAGTTTCGCGGTGGGCGAGGGGCAGACGCGCGAAGGCAAGCTGGCCGAGAGCACCACCACACCGCCGGTCGATGCGGGCACGTCCTCCGGTCCGACCATTGCCTCGACGGTCAACGAAGGCACCCGCGCGACCCCGGTGGCGGGCACTTCGGTGCAGGTCGGCGCCTATCCGCGCCGCGCCGATGCCGAAGCGGCGTGGTCGAACCTGATGCGGCAGACCGAAGCGCTCAACGGCGTCAGCCACCGCGTGGTCGAGGCACAGGTCGATATCGGCACGGTCTATCGCCTGCAGGCGATCACGGGCGACCGCGCCAGCGCAAGCCGGTTATGCGCCGCGCTCAAGGCGGACGGGCTCGCCTGTTTCGTCAAATAG
- a CDS encoding twin-arginine translocase TatA/TatE family subunit: MGLSVWQLAIIAVVVLVLFGRGRISEMMGDFGKGIKSFKQGMNEEEAPAKQLGHDAKPADEGLTPDQVKQTSDTK, from the coding sequence ATGGGTCTCAGTGTCTGGCAGCTCGCCATCATCGCCGTCGTCGTCCTCGTCCTGTTCGGCCGGGGTCGCATTTCCGAAATGATGGGTGATTTCGGCAAGGGCATCAAAAGCTTCAAGCAAGGCATGAACGAGGAAGAAGCGCCCGCGAAGCAGCTTGGGCATGACGCCAAGCCGGCCGACGAGGGGCTGACCCCCGACCAGGTCAAGCAGACCTCCGACACCAAGTGA
- the scpB gene encoding SMC-Scp complex subunit ScpB, with protein MDELARAVEAALFAAEEPMTAEALAGFLGGAAVGDVREALRSVAADYEKRGVHLVERAKRWHFETAPDLAHLLRREKEQVRRLSRAATEVLAIIAYHEPVSRAEIESIRGVQTSGGTLDVLMEAGWVKIAGRREVPGRPTIYATTPDFLDHFGLSSRRDLPGIAELRATGLLDPVDDAYEELIGEEGTEEGQSAAEEVDEPADEA; from the coding sequence ATGGACGAGCTCGCCCGCGCCGTCGAAGCCGCGCTGTTCGCGGCGGAGGAACCGATGACGGCCGAGGCGCTGGCGGGATTTCTCGGCGGCGCTGCAGTGGGCGATGTGCGCGAGGCGCTGCGCAGCGTGGCGGCGGATTACGAGAAGCGCGGCGTGCATCTGGTCGAACGCGCGAAGCGCTGGCATTTCGAAACCGCACCCGATCTGGCGCATCTGCTGCGGCGCGAGAAGGAACAGGTGCGCCGCCTCAGCCGCGCCGCCACCGAAGTGCTCGCGATCATCGCCTATCACGAGCCGGTCAGCCGCGCGGAGATCGAATCGATCCGCGGTGTGCAGACCAGCGGCGGGACGCTCGACGTGCTGATGGAAGCGGGATGGGTGAAGATCGCAGGCAGGCGCGAGGTTCCGGGACGGCCGACGATCTACGCGACGACCCCCGATTTCCTCGACCATTTCGGCCTTTCGAGCCGCCGCGACCTGCCCGGAATCGCGGAATTGCGCGCTACGGGACTGCTCGACCCCGTCGACGATGCCTATGAAGAACTGATCGGCGAGGAGGGCACCGAAGAGGGGCAGAGCGCCGCCGAAGAGGTTGATGAGCCTGCCGACGAAGCCTGA
- the rnhA gene encoding ribonuclease HI yields MKKVEMFTDGACKGNPGPGGWGALLRMGQHEKELSGGEPDTTNNRMEMTAAIKGLSALIEPCEVDLHTDSKYLIDGITKWVHGWKKRGWINASKKPVRNAELWHELIELTAHHRVHWHWVKGHSGHPENDRVDQLASDAAEQFARAD; encoded by the coding sequence ATGAAGAAGGTCGAAATGTTCACCGATGGCGCCTGCAAGGGCAATCCCGGCCCCGGCGGCTGGGGCGCGCTGCTGCGGATGGGCCAGCACGAGAAGGAACTGTCGGGGGGCGAACCCGATACGACCAACAACCGCATGGAAATGACCGCGGCGATCAAGGGGTTGAGCGCGTTGATCGAACCCTGCGAGGTCGATCTCCATACCGACAGCAAGTACCTGATCGACGGGATCACCAAGTGGGTCCACGGTTGGAAGAAGCGCGGCTGGATAAATGCCAGCAAGAAGCCCGTGCGCAATGCCGAGCTATGGCATGAGCTGATCGAACTGACCGCGCACCACCGGGTCCACTGGCACTGGGTTAAGGGCCATTCGGGTCACCCCGAAAACGACCGGGTCGACCAGCTTGCCAGCGATGCCGCGGAACAGTTCGCCCGCGCGGATTGA